CCCGGCGCGCCCTTCAGACCGCCTCTCAATGAGGAGAAGATCCCATGCGTGTCGTTGTGATCGGAGCGGGCATCGGCGGGCTGACGACGGCCGCCATCCTCGCCCACGACGGGCTAGAGGTGGAGGTGCTGGAGGCCCACACGGATCCGGGGGGGTGCGCAGCCACCTTCTCCTATCGAGGTTTTCGCTTCGACGCAGGGGCAACGCTGGCCGGCGGGTTCGCCCCGGGGATGCCCATGGCGATCCTGGGGGAACGGCTGGGGATCTCGTGGGGCATCCATCCGGAGGCCCTCGCCATGCAGGTTCACCTGCCCGATGGGACGACGATCTCCCGCTGGACGGATCGAGAGCGGTGGCGGATAGAACGGCGCGCGCACTTCGGCGCAGCGGGAGAGCCCTTTTGGGCGTGGCAGGAGCAGACCGCTCAAGCCCTTTGGGATCTCGCGCGAGAAGGGTTTCCCTGGCCCCCTCAGGACGCCGGTGAAGGATGGAGGCTCTTTCGGAGGGCAACCGCCTGGCTGCGGCGGCATCCGGGGATGTGGAGCTCCATCGTTCAGGATGCCTTCCGCCCGGTGGCGGCGCGGCTGCCTGAAGGGGAACGATTGCGCTTGTTCGTGGATGCCCAGTTGATGATCAGCGCCCAAGCCCCTGCAGCGCGGGCCAACGCTCTCTACGGAGCGGTCGCCCTGGATCTCCCACACACCGGTGTCGGGTCCATGCCTGGCGGCATCGGGGCGATCGCTGAGCGGCTGGTGGAGGCTGTGCGAAGGGCCGGGGGGCGGGTGCGCTTCGGCCAGGAGGTCCAACGGGTTCGGCGTTCCGGGCCGCGCGCCTTCCGCGTGGAGACAGGCGCCGGGGAAGGGATGGAGGCAGACGTCGTGATCTTCAACCTGCCGCCCAGCAACGCGGCCGCCCTGCTGGGTGAGGAGGCGCCGCCCATCCTGCGCAGGCTCCCGGAGGCCCCGCCCGACGGCTGGGGCGCCTTCATGGTCTACCTGGGGGTGCCGGAGGATCGGATCCCCCCGAACCTGCCGCTCCACCACCAGATCCTGACTGAAGAGGGGCTTGCGGAGGGAGGGATGATCTTCCTAACTCTCAGCCCATCGTGGGACCCCACTCGTGCTCCACCGGGGTTTCGATCCATTACCCTCAGCACCCACACGGCCCTGGCGCCCTGGTGGGAGGCGCTGGCCCGCAGCCCCCAAGCTTACGCAGCCCGGAAGGCCGAGCTGACCGCGCGCGTCCTCCGGGCAGCCCGCCGCCTCCTCCCCGATCTGCCCGCATCCGAGGCGGAGTGGCCGGAAGGATGGGTCCTCCGGACCGCCACGCCGGTCACCTTCCATCAGTTTACCCGCCGTGCCCGGGGATGGGTGGCCGGTTTCCCCCAGACTTCCCTGTGGCGATATATCGGCCCTCGCCTGGCCCCTGGGTTGTGGCTCGTGGGAGACGCCATCTTCCCCGGCCCCTCGATCCCCGCCGTGGCCCTGGGAGCCATGCGCGTGGCCCAGCAGGTGCAGCGCGAAGCGGCCCGGGCCCGGCGCTGGCTTCTCTGGGGCCGTCCGCTCCCTTCATCCTCTTCGCTTTCTGGAGGCTCGATCCGATGAACGCCCTGCGCATCCTGGAGGATTTCTACCGCGGGATCATGGCCAGCTATCCCCCGCAAGGGGAAGCCCTGCTCGCCCGGGTCCGGCCGGAGGCCTGGCGGCAGCTTGCCTTCCGCTACACACTATCGGTCGAGGCGATGACCCAGATAAGCCACATCATCGAAGAGCAGGCGATGCAGCATCCCCGACCGGTCTGCTTCCATGTCTCGTTCCAGACCCTGTCCCGCTTCCTGCCCCAGCGCGAGCGTTACCGAGCGCTGGCCCCCCGGGTGGAGCGGCTCTGGCTATATGGGGCCTTCGATGTGGCGGACCCCGAGGAGGCCCAAGTGGGCCCGAACGTGATCCTCATCGATACGGAAGGAACCCTTCTGTTGTCCTACTGGTTCGTCATCGCGTATGGGCCCGGGCTCTCGATGTGCCTGCTCGCCCGGGAGATCCCGGCGTTGGACGGCCAGGGCCGATTTTACGAGGGATTCTATACTTTTGAGCCCACAGTGGCCTATGAAGTTCTCTCCATGCTCCACCTGGCCTTTCCGAAACAGGTGCCTGTGCCGACACCGGTGGAGGAATTGTGATGGCCGAGGTGGCCCTCTGGTGGATCCGGCGGGATCTGCGTCTCCACGACGCCCCGGCCCTGCACGCTGCCCTGAGGGCCGCTGCCGCAGTGGTTCCCGTCTTCATCCTCGATCCCACCCTGACCCGAGCCCCGGGAGCGACCATCCGGCGGCGATTCCTGATCGGCGGATTGCGGGCGCTGGACGCGGCCCTGCACGCCCGCGGGGGCTGCCTGGTGGTTCGGGAGGGATCGCCCGCGGAGGTCTTAGAGGCCCTGATGGCCGAAACCGGCGCCTCGGCGATCTTCGCGGAGCGGGATCTCACCCCTTACGCCCGGCGTCGGGATGCGTTCGTGGCCCGTTCGCTTCCCCTGCGCCTGGTGGGCCATCCGACCATCCATCCTCCTGAGTCCTTGGTCCGCGCCGACGGGGGCGCCTATCGGGTGTTCGGGGCCTTCCGTCGCGTCTGGGAAGCACTCCCCCTTCCCGCGCCCCTGCCTCCGCCGGAGCGGTCCTTGGCCACACCCACCGGATTGTTCTCCCTCCTCCACGTCGAGGGATGGGAAACGAGGATGATCGCGCAAGAGGAGGAGTTCCCTCCGGGAGAGGCCGAGGCGCTGCGGCGGCTGCGGGCCTTCACGGAAGGGCCCGAGGCGCCGATCTACCGCTATGCCCGGGAGCGGGATCGATTGGACCGCGAGGGGACGGCCCGGCTCTCCCCTTACTTCCGGTTCGGGATGCTCTCGCCGCGCACCGCTGCGGCGGCCGCCATTGCGGCCATGGCGAACGCCCCCGATGCGGAGGGCCAGCGGAGCGCTCAGGCATGGCTGAGGGAGCTGATCTGGCGAGACTTCTTTTACGTGCTGTTCGCCCACGAGCCGGCGCTGCGCCGGCGGAGCCTGTTTCCCTTCGGCGAACGCATCCCATGGCGGTCGGATCCCGAGGGCTTTGCGGCCTGGGCCGAGGGGCGCACTGGCTATCCCCTGGTGGACGCCGGGATGCGTCAGCTGCAGGCGACCGGATGGATGCCCAATCGCGTGCGGATGGTGGCGGCCGCGTTCCTCGCCAAGCATCTGCTCATCGACTGGCGATGGGGAGAACGGTGGTTCATGACCCACCTTCTCGACGGCGACCCGGCCGTCAACGGGGGGAACTGGCAGTGGGCCGCGGGGGTGGGGGTGGACACCGCGCCTTACGTGCGCATCTTCCAGCCCGCGGCCCAATCCCGACGCAGCGACCCGCACGGCGCCTACATCCGGCGCTGGGTGCCGGAGCTGGCGGACGTCCCGGACGAATACGTGCACGCCCCATGGGAAATGCCTCCTGAGATCCAGCGGGCCGCAGGCTGTCGCGTTGGAGTCGATTATCCAGCGCCCTGGGTGCCGGAAAGGGCAGCGGCGCAGGCGCGGGTGATCTTCCGGGAGGCGCGACGACGATGAAACCAATGAAAGAGAAGACCGATGGCCACGCGCCGCCCATCCCCTCAGTGGAAAGCCGGCTGCGCGCCCTCGCCGTGCGACTGCGCGGCGGCACGTGGCTGGATGCTTTAGAGGCGCTGCGCGCAGGGGCCGGGGACGTGTTCCGCTTGGAGATGCCGGGCTTCCGAGCCGTGGTGGCCGCCGGCCCCGCCTCCATCCGCGCGGCCCTGGTGGAAGCGGTCTCCTCCCTGCGCTCCCGGGTGGATCCGGACCCGGTGGTGCGCCTGTTCCGGACCGGGATATTGGTGATGGACGGTGCGGAGCACGCCGCTCTACGTCGGATCGCCGCGCCCTTCTTCCGGCCGGCGGCGCTGGAGCGCTTCGCCCCCACGATCGTCCGCGCCGCCGACCGACAGATCGAAGCCTGGGCGGACGGAGCGCATGTGGAGATCATCGAGGCGATGCGGACGCTGGCCCTGGAGGTCCTCCTTGAAGCCCTGTTTGGAATCCCCGGGCCGACGGAGGCGCCGCGGCTGCTCCCGCTGCTGCGGGCCGCCCAGGCGTATATCTCCCCGGGCCCCTGGCTCCTCCATCCCGCCCTCTCCCGACCCGGCCTGAAAGGGCCCCTTCAGGAGCTGGAACAGGTGCTCCGGGATCATATCCGTGAGCGCCGAGCATGCCCGATGGGGGGAACCCTCCTGGACGCCTGGATCGAGGCCTTCGGGGGCGATGAAGAGCGAGTGCGGGATCAAATGCTCACCATGCTGATCGCCGGTCACGACACGGTGGCCGCCTGGCTGGCGTGGACAATGATCCTCCTGGCCGCCCATCCGGAGGTTCAGGAGCGAGCCCGAGCAGCCGTGGACGCGCGGCTGGGCTGGGGAACGCCAAGCCCGGAGGCCCTGCGCGGCCTGGAGGAGCTGGAGGGGATCGGCTGGGAAGCCCTGCGCCTGTATCCGCCGATCCCCGTTCTCAACCGGCGGGCGACGGCCTCCTGCACGCTGGAGGGATGGACGATCCCCGCCGGAGTTCGAGTGATGGTCTCGCTCTACACGCTCCATCGCCACCCGGGCCTGTGGGCGGAACCTCACGCCTTCCGCCCCGAGCGGTTCCGAGGGGAAGGGATGGGGCTGCGGTTTCTGCCTTTCGGGGCGGGGCCGCATACCTGCATCGGCGCACCGCTGGCGCGGCTGGAGTGGAAACTGGCCGTGGCGCGGATGCTCCAGCGGGCGGCCTTTGAGCCGGCGTTCTCCACCCCGCGGCCGCGGATGGGGGCCACGCTGGAGCCCGCGCCCGGCCTCCTCGTGCGGATCCGACGGAGGTGGTAAGTGAGCGGGCGTTCCCTCCGCGATCTCCCGATCCCTGAGCTGGCGGCGGTCCTCCTCTCATGGTGGGCCTTCGCCCGGGCGAGCCGCCTGCCGCGACTGGCCCTTCCGCCTCCACAGGAACTTCTGCCCGCCCTCTCCATCATCGTGCCGGCGCGCAACGAGGCCCGGAACCTGCGCCGACTGCTGCCCTCCCTGTGCGGCCTGCGCTACCCGGGCCCCTTGGAGATCCTGGTGGTGGACGATGAGTCAGAGGACGAGACGGCAGAAGTGGCCGTGGCCTTTGAGGCGACCGTGCTCCGCGCAGGCCCACGCCCGCCGGGCTGGCTGGGGAAGCCCTTCGCCGCCCACCGGGGCGCGGAGGCTGCATCCGGGGAATGGTTGCTTTTCACCGATGCCGACACCTGGCACGCTCCCGACAGCGCCGCGAGGGCCGTGGCCTGGGCGCTTCAGCATCAGGTGGATGCCCTGACCCTCTTCCCCGATCTGGAGACCGAACGCATCTGGGAGGCAGCCGCCCTCGCCGTGGCCTTCGCCGGGCTCTTCGCCGGCCTGCGCCGCTTCGACGGGCTGATCAACGGCCAGTATCTCCTGATCCCCCGCGCCGTCTACTTCGCCAGCGGAGGGTTCGCCGCGGTGCGGGACCGGATGCTGGAGGATCTGGCTTTCGGGCAACGGCTGCGAGCCCTCGGCTATCGCATCGCCCTGGTGGACGGACGCGATGTCGTGCGGGTGCGAACGGATGGAGATCTTCGGGCATGGATCCACCGGATGGGGCGCTGGGCCGCGGGGGTGATGGAAGCACAGGCCATGCGCCCGTGGGTCCCGGTGTTGCTGACCGCAGGGATGGCCTTCCCGCTGGGCGAGGTGAGGCGAGGGCGTCTGGGAGCACGCCTCCTCCGCTGGGCATTGGCCGGGCTGGGGGCCTATCCCTGGGCGCAACGATGGGGATGGCCGGCCGCGGCCGGGCTGGCCCCGTTGGGAGCAGCCCTCCTCGCGGGGAGCGCCCTCTGGGGGCTGGCTCGCCGCTGGAGCGGGCATGGGATCCCGTGGAAAGGCCGAAGGGTTCGTTGAAGTTCGAGGAATCGCGGAGACCACGATGACCTACCTGGGATTTCTCGCTCTGTTTTTAGGGATCCCGATTCTCGTCCTGGGAGCCCTTGCGCGCCGGCGTCCGACAGAGCGGCGAGCATGGACGGCTATGGCGGCCCTTAGCCTCATCGCCCTCCTCTACACCACACCATGGGACAATCACCTGGTGGCCATGGGGGTTTGGGGCTACGACCCGCAGCGGGTCCTGGGGATCACCCTGGGCTGGGTGCCGCTGGAGGAATATCTGTTCTTCGTGCTCCAGCCGCTCCTGGTAGGCCTGTGGGCGATGGCAGAAGGCCCCAAGCCGCCCCCGCCGGAAACGACAGGCGGGAAGGGCCGATGGGGTCTCCTCATCGCCCTGGCTGCCCTGGAGATCGGGGCCCTTGGAGTCTGGATCAGCGGCCTGCAGGAAGGGGCCTACCTCAGCCGGATCCTGGCGTGGGGGCTGCCGCCGCTGGCCCTCCAGGTGGCGGTGGGCGGGGACCGACTGTGGGCGGCGCGAGAGGTGCTAGCCCGCCGCTGGGCCGGACCCACCTTGTGGCTGTGGCTGGCCGATGGGATCGCGATCC
The window above is part of the Thermoflexus hugenholtzii JAD2 genome. Proteins encoded here:
- a CDS encoding phytoene desaturase family protein, with the protein product MRVVVIGAGIGGLTTAAILAHDGLEVEVLEAHTDPGGCAATFSYRGFRFDAGATLAGGFAPGMPMAILGERLGISWGIHPEALAMQVHLPDGTTISRWTDRERWRIERRAHFGAAGEPFWAWQEQTAQALWDLAREGFPWPPQDAGEGWRLFRRATAWLRRHPGMWSSIVQDAFRPVAARLPEGERLRLFVDAQLMISAQAPAARANALYGAVALDLPHTGVGSMPGGIGAIAERLVEAVRRAGGRVRFGQEVQRVRRSGPRAFRVETGAGEGMEADVVIFNLPPSNAAALLGEEAPPILRRLPEAPPDGWGAFMVYLGVPEDRIPPNLPLHHQILTEEGLAEGGMIFLTLSPSWDPTRAPPGFRSITLSTHTALAPWWEALARSPQAYAARKAELTARVLRAARRLLPDLPASEAEWPEGWVLRTATPVTFHQFTRRARGWVAGFPQTSLWRYIGPRLAPGLWLVGDAIFPGPSIPAVALGAMRVAQQVQREAARARRWLLWGRPLPSSSSLSGGSIR
- a CDS encoding DICT sensory domain-containing protein — encoded protein: MNALRILEDFYRGIMASYPPQGEALLARVRPEAWRQLAFRYTLSVEAMTQISHIIEEQAMQHPRPVCFHVSFQTLSRFLPQRERYRALAPRVERLWLYGAFDVADPEEAQVGPNVILIDTEGTLLLSYWFVIAYGPGLSMCLLAREIPALDGQGRFYEGFYTFEPTVAYEVLSMLHLAFPKQVPVPTPVEEL
- a CDS encoding cryptochrome/photolyase family protein, whose product is MAEVALWWIRRDLRLHDAPALHAALRAAAAVVPVFILDPTLTRAPGATIRRRFLIGGLRALDAALHARGGCLVVREGSPAEVLEALMAETGASAIFAERDLTPYARRRDAFVARSLPLRLVGHPTIHPPESLVRADGGAYRVFGAFRRVWEALPLPAPLPPPERSLATPTGLFSLLHVEGWETRMIAQEEEFPPGEAEALRRLRAFTEGPEAPIYRYARERDRLDREGTARLSPYFRFGMLSPRTAAAAAIAAMANAPDAEGQRSAQAWLRELIWRDFFYVLFAHEPALRRRSLFPFGERIPWRSDPEGFAAWAEGRTGYPLVDAGMRQLQATGWMPNRVRMVAAAFLAKHLLIDWRWGERWFMTHLLDGDPAVNGGNWQWAAGVGVDTAPYVRIFQPAAQSRRSDPHGAYIRRWVPELADVPDEYVHAPWEMPPEIQRAAGCRVGVDYPAPWVPERAAAQARVIFREARRR
- a CDS encoding cytochrome P450 produces the protein MKPMKEKTDGHAPPIPSVESRLRALAVRLRGGTWLDALEALRAGAGDVFRLEMPGFRAVVAAGPASIRAALVEAVSSLRSRVDPDPVVRLFRTGILVMDGAEHAALRRIAAPFFRPAALERFAPTIVRAADRQIEAWADGAHVEIIEAMRTLALEVLLEALFGIPGPTEAPRLLPLLRAAQAYISPGPWLLHPALSRPGLKGPLQELEQVLRDHIRERRACPMGGTLLDAWIEAFGGDEERVRDQMLTMLIAGHDTVAAWLAWTMILLAAHPEVQERARAAVDARLGWGTPSPEALRGLEELEGIGWEALRLYPPIPVLNRRATASCTLEGWTIPAGVRVMVSLYTLHRHPGLWAEPHAFRPERFRGEGMGLRFLPFGAGPHTCIGAPLARLEWKLAVARMLQRAAFEPAFSTPRPRMGATLEPAPGLLVRIRRRW
- a CDS encoding glycosyltransferase, which gives rise to MSGRSLRDLPIPELAAVLLSWWAFARASRLPRLALPPPQELLPALSIIVPARNEARNLRRLLPSLCGLRYPGPLEILVVDDESEDETAEVAVAFEATVLRAGPRPPGWLGKPFAAHRGAEAASGEWLLFTDADTWHAPDSAARAVAWALQHQVDALTLFPDLETERIWEAAALAVAFAGLFAGLRRFDGLINGQYLLIPRAVYFASGGFAAVRDRMLEDLAFGQRLRALGYRIALVDGRDVVRVRTDGDLRAWIHRMGRWAAGVMEAQAMRPWVPVLLTAGMAFPLGEVRRGRLGARLLRWALAGLGAYPWAQRWGWPAAAGLAPLGAALLAGSALWGLARRWSGHGIPWKGRRVR
- a CDS encoding lycopene cyclase domain-containing protein; amino-acid sequence: MTYLGFLALFLGIPILVLGALARRRPTERRAWTAMAALSLIALLYTTPWDNHLVAMGVWGYDPQRVLGITLGWVPLEEYLFFVLQPLLVGLWAMAEGPKPPPPETTGGKGRWGLLIALAALEIGALGVWISGLQEGAYLSRILAWGLPPLALQVAVGGDRLWAAREVLARRWAGPTLWLWLADGIAIRAGIWFIRPEFTVGLGLAGLPLEEMVFFALTNLLVANGWTLALDPVVERRIRQAEFRPLRIPSD